The DNA segment GCCTGCAGGTCGACTCTAGAGCATCCAATACAACTAACCTACTACAAAcatagagagaaaaaaaaaaaaaaaaaaaaaaagaaaggacatatatatacacatatatatacatatgtatatgtatatatatgtatatatgtatatatatgtacatacatatgtatatgtatatatatgtatatatatatgtatacacatatgtgtatacatatgtgtatacatatacatatatatttttttttctctcttttcttccttctttaatgaTCAGAGTGACATCGAAGGTGAAGTAAGTACTGAATTAAAGAAACTTCTACAACATATTACGGAAGTTGAAAATTGGAAACAGAAGGAATTTGACCAATACTGCACCGACAACATTGGTTCTTCATGGTTAGAGGACACCGGCGGAGAAAAAActgcaaagcaaaaagcttgtaagctttttgctttaggtttaaaacacatttctgaaATTAAAGACAACAAACAAAATGGTGATGAATCCCTTAgaaaaactatgatgtgcgcagcacttaatctttatgctgatcaattaataaaaaaatcaacagaACAATGTCCCTTAGATAgcgaaaaattgaaagaggCAATAGATCACGCTTTTggtaaaagtaaaaacattATGGGGAATAAAACAGCTTCATGCCCATCTGGTAGTGGTACTAGTTCTTGTTTTATTTGCAACAGATTAGAAGAAAGTTTTGGCACTTGCCGAATTGGCAGTGACAATGTAAAGACCAATTTGAACAAACTCATCAAAGACAACGACGACGACAACACCAAAACCaacaacacccctaacatGGAACAAACACTTGACAAAATTAATAGTAAGGACACTTTTTGTACtgaactccaatgtgcaatCATAAAGAAAGTAAAGAGCACGGGGAAAAAacttcaaaatggaacaagACCATCTTGGGTAAGTGGATCCATATCAATAACCATAACAACgacatacacatatgaatatgcatatatgtatgtgtatatacatatgtatgtatatgtatatatatgtatatatatatatgtatatgtatatatgtatatatgtatatatgtatatatctatatgtatataggtatgtgcgtatatgtatacgtgtatatatgtatatatgtatatgtatacacatatgtgtatacatatgtgtatacatatacatatatattttctttccttttcctttcttcttcttcttttatgatcaggaTGACATAAACAAAGACGCCAAAGGTGTCTTAACGACACTCTTAGGACATATGACGGTGGGTCAGACTAAATCGGAAGTTACCAAATACTGTAACGACAGGAAATGGGATGAATTTGgccataaaggaaaacacacaaataaagcagcttgtttactttttgctgcaggattaGAGCACATTTATACTCATGGTAATGGCCGCAGTAGCGGCCCTGTtaatggcccatcgtttggacaaacgatgggttgtttatttcttaaagaatatgcaaaacaattaaaagaaatggcagaaaaacaaaaaaagtataaggtACATCCTGATTGTAGCGTAGATTCGGGCATAGAATATGCTTTTAGCAAAAGTAAAGACATTATGGTGAGCGTATTAACTCGATGCAAAAACAATGCTAGTATTAATGactgttttgtgtgcaaaaTTGACCAGGATTATGGAACTTGCTTAATTGGCACTGACAAAGTAAAGTCCAATGTGGAACCAATGCTCAAAGACAATGACCGAAACCAAAAccatatggaaaaaacattagagaatacagtctgtcccatccttcttacggatatccttaccccttttcttcctttggctcctgtctctattggtctttctgctatggcttattacctttggaaggtaagataaaaaaaaaaaaagaaaaatttttttaatggttaaaaaaaaaaaattttaatggaccaaattaatggttaaaatgaaaaaaaatttttaatggttaaaaggaaaaaaattttttttaatggttaaaaggaaaaaaattttttttaatggttaaaaggaaaaaaattttttttaatggttaaaaggaaaaaaaaaatttttttaatggttaaaaggaaaaaaaaacattttttaatggttaaaaagaaaaaaaaatttttttaatggttaaaaggaaaaaaaaaaagaataaaaaataaatgtgtaagaagaacatttcacaatcttcttaacaaaaatatcctcccataattttttttttttttttttgtagtattttggtcctcttggtaaaggaggacaacgtttcagaagatctcctactgaaattccgggttcatcagtacaggaacaagtcctcgatcatgtggaagaagctggtccacatgaatatcgattagtgaaggaacgaaaacctcgttctgctccaacgagaacgaaacgttctggtcgcgtgaatcgtcgcacgattattgaaattcattttgaagtgttggatgaatgtcaaaaaggcgacacacaattgaaccaaaaggattttctggaacttttggttcaagagtttaTGGGAAGCGAacttatggaagaagaagaacaggttcctaaggaagaggttcctatggaacttgttcctattgaagaggttccaatggagcgtgttccaagtttaggttccgggtttatggtttagggttcacagtttaggggtttatgtttatggtttcaaggttcggggtttagggtttagtgttaatCGTTCtgggtttatgttttagggttgacggttcaggttttattggttcagggtttagggttcacagtttagggtttattgtttaagatgaaggatattggtttcacaccttttgtcctttttttttttttcctttttatattttcttaaaaaaaagaaaaacgaagaagattttttcttccacatttatttttttattttgtttgtaactttattttttttttttctttgggtGAAAGAAAACCTTTtatttatagaaaaaaacattcttcttctttatttaagaacattattattctttttttaagaacacacatttttctttttttttcttttttttctaattttttttctttatttatttcttttttcccttaaattatgtttccatctttgcgaaaagttgcctccaataggtgttatatattgttctcgtaaaaaaattgtatggAAAATCCGCGCGCTaacactatattacgatttccgcggaaaaaagtgtggaagaacgataaaatttttcataattagaactttataaaaaaaaaaaaaaaaaaaacgaataatgagaaaaaaaaaaaaaatgtatattatattcataatatttttcgcgtaaaaaaaaaaaaataatggttccatataatcatataaaccatgtctatacaataatcattataagatattactaaaacaattacaaaaaatgtgatgattcatgctaaaaaattacatacacacacaaaaaaaaaaaaaaaaaaaattcatgatttaattttttgcaatgggagtttttttttatttcgcatgACATAAGGGTtgaattctttccttccggGACTTTGTTAAGTTTTCGCATATCAGAcggacaaattttttttggtacaccctaaactgtgaaccctgaatcctaaacgctaaaaccataaaaactaaactgtcaaccctaaacactaaactcTGAAAACTAAACCCTGGTCcataaacccttaaccctaaaccctgaactgtgaaccctaaactgtgaaccttgaatcctaaacgctaaaaccataaaaactaaaccgtcaaccctaaaccctaaaaccctgaactgtgaaccctgaactgtgaaccctgaacagtgaaccctaaactgtgaaccctaaaccctcaacaCTAAACTTTAAACCAGTAACCTGGAACCTAAAattggaacgtgttccataagaacgtcttccttaggaacctgttcttcttcttccataagtTCGCTTCCCAtaaactcttgaaccaaaagttccagaaaatccttttggttcaattgtgtgtcgcctttttgacattcgtccaacacttcaaaatgaatttcaataatcgttccacgattcacgcgaccagaacgtttcgttctcgttggagcagaacgaggttttcgttccttcactaatcgatattcatgtggaccagcttcttccacatgatcgaggagcTGTTCCTGTATagatggaccaggaattcTTAAAGGAGCTCTCCTGAAACGTCTTATTTTACCCAGTTggccaaaatactacaaaaagagaaaaaaaaaaatgagaagataTTTTTCCTGAAAATTGTGGagtgctatattttttcttcttttttttttttttttctcccttttattttattatttttttttttttcctttttattttttgttgaaaaaaaaagaaatgaacctTCACCCTAAATCATCTAAATaacaggccatatattgttgttcttataaaCTGAAACCTTGCAACCTAAacacgaaatcttacacatatacaccgaaaaaatattataaatcccgcaaaactaaatacgaaatcttacacatatgcaccgtaaaatattataaatcccgcaacctaaaaatgcgaaatcatacacatatacatcgtaaaaatattaaatcccgcaaccgaaaaatacgaaatcttacacatattcaccgtaaaaatattataaatcccgcaacctaaatacgaaatcttacacatatacagcgtaaaatattataaatcccgcaacctaaatacgaaatcctacacatatacaccgtaaaatattataaatctcacaacctaaaaatgcgaaatcttacacatatacaccctaaaatattatatcccgcaacctaaaaatgcgaaatcttacacatatacaccgtaaaatattaaatcccgcaaaactaaatacgaaatcctacacatatacactgtaaaatattaaatcccgcaacctaaaaatacgaaatcttacacatacaccgtaaaacattaaatcccgcaaaactaaatacgaaatcctacacatatgcaccgtaaaatattaaatcccgcaaaactgaacacgaaatcttacacatacacaccgtaaaatgttaaatcccccaacctaaatacgaaatcttacacatatataccgtaaaatattaaatcccgcaaactaaatgcgaaattttatacgtacaccgtaaaatattatatcccgcatacaccctaaaaatgcgaaatcttacacatgtacaccgtaaaaatattataaatcccgcaacctaaatacgaaatcttacacatgtacaccgtaaagtATTAAATTCTGCAACcggaaaatgcgaaatcatacacatatacaccgtaaaatattataaatcccgcaacctaaaaatgcgaaatcttacacatatacaccgtaaaatattaaatcccgcaaaactaaatacgaaatcctacacatatacaccgtaaaatattaaatcccgcaaactaaatacgaaatcctacacacatacaccgtaaaaaattaaatcctACACAATcatcgtaaaatattatatcccgcaaacctaaatgcgaagtcttacacatatacaccgtaaaatattaaatcccgcaaacctaaaaatgcgaaattttacacatatacagcgtaaaatattataaatcccgcaacctaaatgcgaaatcctacacatatacaccgtaaaatattataaatcccgcaacctaaaaatgcgaaatcttacacatatacaccgtaaaatattataaatcccgcaacctaaaaatgcgaaatcctacacatgcaCCCCGTACACATTCATTCATTGTACAAATCGCGTACTGCTttattcacctttttttttttaatacctttctttcattttttcatttttcccattaatttttttttttttttttttttttttaaccaataaagttttttttttttttcttgccttttatttttatacctttctttcattttttcattttgcccattatt comes from the Plasmodium knowlesi strain H genome assembly, chromosome: 3 genome and includes:
- a CDS encoding SICAvar, type I (fragment), yielding SDIEGEVSTELKKLLQHITEVENWKQKEFDQYCTDNIGSSWLEDTGGEKTAKQKACKLFALGLKHISEIKDNKQNGDESLRKTMMCAALNLYADQLIKKSTEQCPLDSEKLKEAIDHAFGKSKNIMGNKTASCPSGSGTSSCFICNRLEESFGTCRIGSDNVKTNLNKLIKDNDDDNTKTNNTPNMEQTLDKINSKDTFCTELQCAIIKKVKSTGKKLQNGTRPSWDDINKDAKGVLTTLLGHMTVGQTKSEVTKYCNDRKWDEFGHKGKHTNKAACLLFAAGLEHIYTHGNGRSSGPVNGPSFGQTMGCLFLKEYAKQLKEMAEKQKKYKVHPDCSVDSGIEYAFSKSKDIMVSVLTRCKNNASINDCFVCKIDQDYGTCLIGTDKVKSNVEPMLKDNDRNQNHMEKTLENTVCPILLTDILTPFLPLAPVSIGLSAMAYYLWKYFGPLGKGGQRFRRSPTEIPGSSVQEQVLDHVEEAGPHEYRLVKERKPRSAPTRTKRSGRVNRRTIIEIHFEVLDECQKGDTQLNQKDFLELLVQEFMGSELMEEEEQVPKEEVPMELVPIEEVPMERVPSLGSGFMV